The following are encoded together in the Vigna unguiculata cultivar IT97K-499-35 unplaced genomic scaffold, ASM411807v1 contig_661, whole genome shotgun sequence genome:
- the LOC114172661 gene encoding uncharacterized protein LOC114172661 yields the protein MEACHILLGRPWQFNRKTTHHGHTNEITLQHHSKTFVLHPLTPTQVASDQAQMKAKREEESSTNSTKLSKASKTKIEEVSPSKDVHHEVFLTHKTLLQTLHVEHPSYLLLCHAVLTCLQHPSLKDLPPSVCALLHEFANLFPKDGPPSLPHFRGIERKIDFISGASLPNRSAHRTNPIETKEIETQVIELLDKGWVQKSLSPYVVPVLLVPKKDGKWRMC from the coding sequence atggaagcttgccatattctcttagGTAGGCCGTGGCAATTTAACCGCAAAACCACCCACCATGGCCAtaccaatgagatcaccctccaacatcattccAAAACTTTTGTGTTACATCCCCTCACTCCTACTCAAGTTGCTAGTGACCAAGCTCAAATGAAAGCTAAGAGGGAAGAAGAGAGTTCCACCAACTCTACTAAATTATCCAAGGCTTCTAAGACAAAGATAGAGGAAGTCTCTCCTTCTAAGGATGTTCATCATGAAGTGTTTCTcactcataaaactcttttacaAACTCTTCATGTTGAACACCCTTCCTACCTTTTGTTGTGTCATGCTGTCCTTACATGTCTCCAACATCCTTCACTTAAGGACCTACCTCCTTCTGTTTGTGCTCTTCTCCATGAATTTGCGAATCTTTTCCCTAAGGATGGTCCCCCAAGCCTCCCACATTTTAGAGGAATAGAGcgcaaaattgattttatctcaGGGGCCAGTCTACCTAATAGATCAGCCCATAGGACAAATCCAATTGAGACTAAAGAGATAGAGACTCAAGTGATCGAGTTGTTAGACAAAGGATGGGTCCAAAAGAGTCTTAGTCCTTATGTTGTTCCcgtgttgttggtgcccaaaAAAGATGGCAAATGGCGCATGTGTTGA